The nucleotide sequence TTTAACATCCAAGACCCGAACACAACCAAGCTAATAAAAACTGCTACTATTTTCGGAACAAAAGTTAGTGTTTGTTCTTGTATTTGAGTAGTAGCTTGAAAAATACTAATCAATAATCCTACCAATAAACTGATACCTAATAAGGGACCAGAAAGCAGCAAAATAGTATATACAGCTTCTTTACCAATGTAAATAATATAATCCTGAGACATTTAGCACCCCACCTTTTAATAAAACCCGGCTAATAAAGATTGTACAACTAAATGCCAACCATCTACCAAAATAAATAATAACAATTTAAAGGGTAGTGAAATCATCATCGGTGGCAGCATCATCATCCCCATAGACATCAAAGTACTAGCCACAACCATATCAATAATAATAAAAGGTACGTAAATTAAAAAACCAATTTGGAAAGCAGTTTTTAATTCACTAATGGCAAAAGCCGGAATTACAGCATAAATTGGAATGTCTTCTGGACCATCTGGTTTAGTGTCAGTAGCTAAATTTACAAACAAGGCTAAATCCTTCTCGCGAGTTTGTTTGAACATAAATTCTCGTAAGGGATTTAATGCTTTTTCAAAGGCATCCTCCTGAGTTATTTCCTCGGCCAAATAAGGCTGTAGTGCATTCTGATTAACTTCTGCCCAAACCGGAGCCATCACAAAAAAAGTTAAAAACAAGGCTAAACCCACTAACACCTGATTAGGTGGCATTTGCTGTGTAGCCAAGGCATTTCTCAAAAAAGAAAACACTACAATTATACGAGTAAATGAAGTCATTAAAATAAGAATTGCCGGGGCCAAAGTTAAAATAGTTAACAAAGCCAGTATCTGCAAAGAAAGTGCAACCTCTTGCGGTGTTTCCGCAGCCCCCACTCCAATACCTATTTGCGGTACCGGTAGAGGTGCAGCCATAATCGATAAAGGAACTAACAAAAACAAACAAACCAAGCCAAGCAAAATCAAAAATTTTTTTCGGAAACAGAACCTATTCATTTTCCTGCCTCCCCCGTAAAGCATCACGGGTTAAACGCTCGGTTCTCCGTATTTGCTCACTAAGCTGTTTACGAAAATCTGTTTCATTAAACGTTTTTTTCTGTGAGGAAGATTCCGTGTGGGGAAAAAATCTTGCTATTCCCTTTGGTAAAAAATCATCCTCCAAAAGGCTGTTTTTTATTTCGTTCCATTTTTCAGTTCCAACATCTATTTCTTTTAAAATTTGGATATGCTGATCAGTTACGGCGATAATACAAGTCTGATCATAAAGTTCAGTTAAATATAAACCTTGATTAGCCCCTAGAGGTTGGTAATCAAAAATCTTAATCCACTGCTTTTGATTTTGTTGAATAAATTGTCGCCGTTTAAGTAAACGCAAAATTATGTAGACA is from Clostridia bacterium and encodes:
- the fliP gene encoding flagellar type III secretion system pore protein FliP (The bacterial flagellar biogenesis protein FliP forms a type III secretion system (T3SS)-type pore required for flagellar assembly.), with translation MNRFCFRKKFLILLGLVCLFLLVPLSIMAAPLPVPQIGIGVGAAETPQEVALSLQILALLTILTLAPAILILMTSFTRIIVVFSFLRNALATQQMPPNQVLVGLALFLTFFVMAPVWAEVNQNALQPYLAEEITQEDAFEKALNPLREFMFKQTREKDLALFVNLATDTKPDGPEDIPIYAVIPAFAISELKTAFQIGFLIYVPFIIIDMVVASTLMSMGMMMLPPMMISLPFKLLLFILVDGWHLVVQSLLAGFY
- the fliQ gene encoding flagellar biosynthesis protein FliQ, coding for MSQDYIIYIGKEAVYTILLLSGPLLGISLLVGLLISIFQATTQIQEQTLTFVPKIVAVFISLVVFGSWMLNLLVSFTLNLFTQIPNLTL